One window from the genome of Alnus glutinosa chromosome 13, dhAlnGlut1.1, whole genome shotgun sequence encodes:
- the LOC133854948 gene encoding meiotic recombination protein SPO11-2, translating into MEDLRESSMRFFSDQNLCYADIVPPSEVRARIEVTVLNFLRILTAPAPAISDLSLISRDSSNSRVSQGLLTQVSWIFLSHSFCSRSLMRANTAKAFIRVWKVMEMCFRILVQEKRVTQRELFYKLLCDSPDYFTSQLQVNRTIQDVVALLRCSRYSLGIMASSRGLVAGRLSLQEPNQEVVDCSACGSSGHPISGDLSLLEKLVLKTDARYIIVVEKHAIFQRLAEDCIFNQIPSILITARGYPDIATRFLLHRLSRAFPHLPILALVDWNPAGLAILCTFKFGSIGMGLEAYRYACNAKWLGLRGDDLQLISEQSMVPLKQRDLQIAKSLMSSEILQENYREELAVMVQRGQRVEIEALYFHGYDYLGKYIAKKIVQANYI; encoded by the exons ATGGAAGATCTACGTGAATCCTCGATGCGGTTCTTCTCCGATCAAAACCTTTGCTACGCCGATATCGTTCCTCCTTCTGAG GTTCGAGCGAGAATCGAAGTGACGGTGCTGAATTTCCTCAGGATCTTGACTGCTCCTGCTCCTGCAATTTCCGATCTGTCTCTG ATCAGTAGAGACTCGAGCAATAGCCGAGTGAGTCAAGGGCTGTTGACTCAAGTGTCATGGATTTTCCTCTCTCACTCGTTTTGCTCAAGGTCTTTGATGAGAGCCAATACCGCTAAAGCCTTCATTCGAG TGTGGAAGGTGATGGAGATGTGCTTTCGGATTCTGGTGCAAGAAAAACGCGTCACGCAGAGGGAGCTCTTCTACAAATTGCTTTGTGATTCCCCGGATTATTTTACCTCTCAATTGCAGGTTAACAGAACAATCCAAG ATGTTGTAGCATTGCTTCGGTGCAGCCGATATAGTCTTGGAATCATGGCATCTAGCCGAGGACTTGTTGCCGGGCGCCTGTCGCTGCAG GAGCCAAACCAAGAGGTTGTGGATTGTTCTGCATGTGGATCATCTGGGCATCCTATTTCTGGTGACCTGAGTTTGCTAGAGAAGTTGGTTTTGAAGACAGATGCACGGTACATCATTGTAGTGGAAAAG CATGCAATATTCCAGCGGCTGGCAGAGGACTGCATATTCAATCAAATTCCAAGCATTCTTATCACGGCCAGAGGGTACCCAGATATTGCCACAAG GTTTCTTCTTCACCGATTGAGTCGGGCCTTTCCGCACTTGCCGATTTTAGCACTGGTTGACTG GAATCCAGCCGGATTAGCTATACTCTGCACCTTCAAATTTGGAAGCATAGGGATGGGCCTGGAGGCATACAGATACG CTTGCAATGCGAAATGGTTGGGACTTCGAGGAGATGATTTACAGCTGATATCTGAACAATCTATGGTTCCACTGAAGCAGCGGGACCTGCAAATTGCTAAAAGCTTGATGTCCTCAGAAATCTTACAG GAGAACTATAGAGAAGAGCTGGCAGTAATGGTTCAGCGTGGTCAGAGAGTAGAAATCGAAGCTCTGTACTTCCACGGGTATGATTATTTAGGGAAGTACATAGCAAAGAAAATTGTTCAAGCCAATTACATCTAA
- the LOC133853846 gene encoding protein neprosin-like: MASTRFEGRKSVEDLEIDRQLKILNKPYVKSIKTEEGDIYDCIDIHKQPAFDHPLLENHSIQMKPSAFPKKVVNATSPAARPSAKGLSKLGCPFGTVPIKRVRKEDLIGAKMFMENTHPTETETFAAYHYAKKILASSPGKNYLGAAAEVNIQNPQAKDNQFSQAFVQIKSGPGVEVNTIQFGWMVYPKIFGDNNTRTFTSWTAGKDGCFNILCPGFVQISTKYPLGYVLGNSIYGGEQFAIFCIIFKDPKSGNWWLAFDDFETTVGYWPNSLFTSLSSSASEISWGGGVYSDSNEASPPMGSGHFAEDGFRKAANFESIQIVDESKDMVSPDENLLHFFTDNPKCYSIAPLDTHEIHHAFLYGGPGGNCGD; encoded by the exons ATGGC CAGCACTCGATTTGAAGGTAGAAAAAGTGTGGAAGATCTTGAAATAGACAGACAACTCAAGATTCTGAACAAGCCCTACGTCAAAAGCATTAAG ACCGAAGAAGGTGATATCTATGACTGCATTGATATCCATAAACAACCGGCCTTTGATCATCCTTTGCTTGAGAATCATAGTATTCAG ATGAAACCTAGTGCTTTCCCGAAGAAAGTGGTGAATGCAACTTCACCTGCAGCCAGGCCTTCTGCAAAAGGGTTGAGTAAATTAGGCTGCCCATTCGGTACCGTTCCCATCAAGAGGGTTCGAAAGGAAGACTTGATAGGGGCTAAAATGTTCATGGAAAACACTCATCCAACAGAGACTGAGACCTTTGCTGCATATCAT tatgcaaaaaaaatattagcaaGCAGTCCAGGCAAAAACTATTTGGGAGCCGCCGCAGAAGTCAATATACAAAATCCACAAGCAAAGGATAATCAATTCAGTCAAGCATTTGTGCAGATCAAAAGTGGCCCTGGTGTTGAAGTTAATACCATTCAATTTGGATGGATG GTATATCCAAAAATATTTGGTGATAATAACACACGAACCTTTACCTCATGGACT GCAGGTAAAGATGGTTGTTTCAATATCTTGTGCCCAGGTTTTGTTCAAATTAGCACAAAATATCCTCTTGGTTATGTTCTCGGTAATTCCATTTATGGAGGCGAACAATTTGCAATTTTTTGCATCATATTCAAG GATCCAAAATCAGGAAATTGGTGGCTTGCATTTGACGACTTTGAAACAACTGTTGGGTATTGGCCAAATTCCTTATTTACTAGTCTATCGAGCTCAGCTAGTGAGATATCATGGGGTGGAGGAGTTTACAGTGATAGCAATGAAGCTAGTCCCCCAATGGGAAGCGGCCATTTTGCAGAAGATGGCTTCAGGAAGGCTGCTAATTTTGAAAGCATTCAAATTGTTGATGAATCCAAAGACATGGTATCTCCTGATGAAAATTTACTGCACTTTTTCACAGATAACCCAAAATGTTACTCCATAGCTCCACTTGATACCCATGAAATACACCATGCTTTCTTATATGGTGGTCCTGGTGGAAATTGTGGAGACTAA